ATCCGAGCAAATCACAAGCTTTTGTGGCTTTATTGTTTTTAAATTATGATAATAAAATAAATATCTATCAATATCAGCATTTTGGCGATATTTTTATAGAGAAAAATATTGATTATATAGAAAAAACTGGCTCTTAATTATCTTAAAGCTTCAAGTGGTGTTATTTTTGATGCTTTAATTGCTGGATAAATACCTGCTACAAATCCAAGAATAACAGAACTAATTGTTGCAAAAATTATAACATCTACAACTATTATAAATGGTAATTTAAACAATAAAAATACAATAGAAGTAATCAAAACTCCCAAAAATGCTCCAAATACTCCACCAATTAGTGCAATTATTCCAGATTCTAATATAAACTGGGTTAGTATATTATTTCTTGTAGCACCAACAGCCCTTCTTATTCCTATTTCCTGTTTTCTTTGATTTACTATTAATATCATTATTGATAATATTCCTATTGCACCTATTAAAAATGATACACCGGCAGAAATTACACCAAGTAATTTAAATATTTTGAGAGCTTGAGTTTGCATTTTTATCACATCTTCCATAGATATAACAGTAAAATCATCTTTATCAGAAGGATTTATATGATGTAATTTTCGCAGTAATAATTTTATTTGATTTTTAACAATATTTATACTTTCTTTGGAATCGGCCTGAATATAGATAGTGTTAATATAATCTACATTTGCCAATCTTCTCATAGCAGTTTTTATAGGTGTATATATTAAAATATCTTGGTCGTTTCCGGTAATATCTGCTCCCTTTTCTTCCATTACTCCTATTACTTTAACAGGCACTCTAAAAATCAGTATAGTTTTTCCAATAGGATTTTCATTTTTAAAAAATTTTTCTGCAATCTTAGAACCTATAACAATAACCTTTTCTCCCCTTTGCATCTCTTCAAGATTAAAAAATCTACCTTCTTTTACTTTTATATTTCTAATAACCGGATATTCTGTTGTTGTGCCTATTATTGTTGTATTAATTATTTTATCTTTATATCTAACCGGATAATTTAATGTATAGGCAGGTGCTAAATTTTTTATATGTTCTATCCGGTTTTTTATTATATAAGCTTCTTCTAATTTTAAAGTGTTGGCAGTTGTTAATGCTCTTTCTTGCCCTCTAAATACTCTTACTTCTCCGGCTTTTACCAAAATAATATTTTCTCCGAGCTTTGTAGCTTCTTGATTTATCTTTTCAGTTAAAGAGTTAGATATGCTAATCATTAATATTAAAGCAAATGTTCCAAATGTTATCCCAAGTATAGCCAAAGCAGACCTTACTTTGTATTCTGAAAATATCCTAAAAACTATTTTTAAACTGCTTATTAGAAATCTTTTTTTCATGATTTAATAGCTTCCATAGGATTTATTCTTGATGCTTTTAATGCTGGATTTAAAACTGCAACTATACCAACTATTAATGATACAATAACTGCAAAAATAAAGGATATCCATGAGAATTTAACCGGAAATTCTATTATTTTTACTAAGAGTTTAGAGCCTCCAAAACCTATCAAAAATCCAATTATAGAAGCTATAAATGTTATTATCAGAGCCTCATATATAAAATGCTTCAAAATATCCCTTTTTGTAGCACCAACAGCCCTTCTTATTCCAATTTCATGGGTTCTTTCATTTACAGATAATAAAAATAAATTAGCAAGGACAAATCCACCAATAGTTAAAGATATAGTAGAAGATAGACCAAGGAATAAAACCAAAGAACCGGTAAGTTGAAGTAGAAAATTTAAAATTTCCTGAGGTGTAAGAATAAAAACATCTATATTTTTTTGTTTAAAATACTGCTCTATCTTTTTTGTTAAATCTCCAACATCTACATCTTTATATAGCTTTAATCTTATTCCATCAATATATTTATTATCATGATTTATTTTTGACATAATTGTTGTGTAAGGCATCATAACCCTATCATCTAAATCCTCACCGGTAGGTGTGCTTCCTCTTTCAGAGAGAACTCCTATAACTTTGCAAACAAGATTATTTAATGTTATATATTTACCAACAGCTTCTTCATTTGAGAACAACTCTTTTTTTACAGTTTTTCCTATTATACATACATTTGCTTTTGTATCTATCTCTTCTTTACTGAATAATCTTCCTTCATCTATATTCCAAGACCAAATCTCACTAAATTTTTCAGAAGCACCTATTAATCTTGTATTATGTTTTTTATCTTGATAAGATAGTTTTACATTAGGTATAAATATAAGTGGCATTGATAATTTTATTTCCGGAAATTTTTGGGTTATATCTTGATAAATTTCAAGGGTTATTGTTTTTTGTCTTTGTCTTAAAGAAGTTATTTCTTGAGAGCCACCAAAAATCATCATACTATCTGGACCAAATTTATTTACAATTTCATAAGCTTTGCCATAAGCTCCTTCAACAGAAGCAACAATAATAGAAAGAGAAGCTATACCAATAGATATGGCTAAAATGGAGAAAAATGTTCTTATTTTAAAGGATATTACAGCTTTTAAAGAATCTTTAAATATTTTCATTATCTTTTTTTAAGCGGAGAGGGCGGGATTCGAACCCGCGGTGCAGGTTTTACCCCGCACAACTTCTTAGCAGGAAGCCGCTTTCGACCACTCAGCCACCTCTCCAAAATATTATTAAATAATATATAACAATTTTTATTTTAAACCATATTATCAGTTTATATTATAGCACAAATAAAGCTAATTTTTTAATCTTTAGACAGATAGCTTTCAAATACCTCACATATACCTTTATCTATTTTAAACTCTTTATCTAAAATCTGTATAAAACCATTAAAACTAAATTTATCAAATAAATCCGGTTTATAATCTTTGCATATATCTTTATATTGGTTATACATAAACCAATCTTCTATTTTAAAACTACAACTTAAAATCATAATTTTTGCATCAAAGCTATCAGAAAGCTGAAATCTTTTTATAGCCTCTGTATAATGATTTTCCAATATATGCTTACAACCTCTTAAAAACCATTTTTCAGAGAAAGGTAAATCCTTATTTAAATAATCTTCAAAAAAGGATATATCTAATTTATTATTATCCTTATCTTTAAAATATACCCTTATTTTCCTAAACTGCTGGGGCGTTAGCATATTATCCAAAATATTCTAAAAATCTTTCCAATCTATGTTTTAATCTTTTAATACTTATTACTTCTACTAATAAATCAAGACCTACTCCGGAACTTTCACCGGTTAATGCCAATCTAAGCGGATGATATAACTCTTTTCCTTTTACAGAGAGCTCTTTTTGTATTTGCTTTGTTATCTCTTTAAAATCTTCTTTTTTTATTTCTTCTTTATCTTTTATTTTCTCATAAAATGCTTTTACAACATCATAAGCTTTAGAATTTTTTACTTCTTCTATTATTTCCTGTGTATAAGGAAAATCATCAACAAAGAATGGTTTTGCTCTTTCTTTTATATCCATTAATGTTTCTATGCTATCTCTTATTGCTTCCATAACTTTTTTGTAATAATCATAATCTGCTATATATCCAAAACCTTCAAAAAATTCTACTGCTCTTTTTGTAATAGTATCTATATCTAAAATTTCCCTTATATATACTCCATTCATCCATCTTAATTTTGTTCTATCAAATATAGCCGGTGATTTATTTACATCTTCTATTCTAAATTGTTTTATTATTTCTTCTTTTGATAAGATTTCTTTTTCATCTTTTGGATGCCAGCCAAGTAAAGATAGATAGTTAAATACTGCTTCAGGCATATATCCTTCATCTTTTAAAGCTCTAACTGATGTTGCTCCATGTCTTTTGGATAATTTAGTTCTATCTTCTCCAAGTATCATAGGCATGTGGGCAAATTTAGGTGTTTCAAATCCAAGGGCTTTGTATATTAATATCTGTTTAGGTGTATTTGCAAGATGGTCTTCTCCTCTTATTACATGGGTAATACCCATTAATGCATCATCTATTACTACAACAAAGTTATAAACAGGCATTCCATCTTGTCTAACTATTACAAAATCTCCAAATTCATTAACATTTATTTCAATATGCCCTTTTATTAAATCTTCAAAAGCTACTACTTCTCCATCCGGAACTTTAAATCTGATTACCGGCTTTATTCCTTTTACTTCGTAATCCATTCTTTCTTCCGGTGTAAGATTTCTACATTTACCGGAATATCTATAAGGCCTTCCTTCTTTTATTGCTTTTTCTCTT
The sequence above is drawn from the Venenivibrio stagnispumantis genome and encodes:
- a CDS encoding ABC transporter permease gives rise to the protein MKIFKDSLKAVISFKIRTFFSILAISIGIASLSIIVASVEGAYGKAYEIVNKFGPDSMMIFGGSQEITSLRQRQKTITLEIYQDITQKFPEIKLSMPLIFIPNVKLSYQDKKHNTRLIGASEKFSEIWSWNIDEGRLFSKEEIDTKANVCIIGKTVKKELFSNEEAVGKYITLNNLVCKVIGVLSERGSTPTGEDLDDRVMMPYTTIMSKINHDNKYIDGIRLKLYKDVDVGDLTKKIEQYFKQKNIDVFILTPQEILNFLLQLTGSLVLFLGLSSTISLTIGGFVLANLFLLSVNERTHEIGIRRAVGATKRDILKHFIYEALIITFIASIIGFLIGFGGSKLLVKIIEFPVKFSWISFIFAVIVSLIVGIVAVLNPALKASRINPMEAIKS
- the gltX gene encoding glutamate--tRNA ligase, producing the protein MKRVRFAPSPTGYLHLGNARTALFNYLYARHENGKFILRIEDTDLERSKKEYEEMLIEDLKWLGIEWDEGPDKGGEHGPYRQSERLEIYAKYVDKLLKSGDAYFCYCTEEELEAEREKAIKEGRPYRYSGKCRNLTPEERMDYEVKGIKPVIRFKVPDGEVVAFEDLIKGHIEINVNEFGDFVIVRQDGMPVYNFVVVIDDALMGITHVIRGEDHLANTPKQILIYKALGFETPKFAHMPMILGEDRTKLSKRHGATSVRALKDEGYMPEAVFNYLSLLGWHPKDEKEILSKEEIIKQFRIEDVNKSPAIFDRTKLRWMNGVYIREILDIDTITKRAVEFFEGFGYIADYDYYKKVMEAIRDSIETLMDIKERAKPFFVDDFPYTQEIIEEVKNSKAYDVVKAFYEKIKDKEEIKKEDFKEITKQIQKELSVKGKELYHPLRLALTGESSGVGLDLLVEVISIKRLKHRLERFLEYFG
- a CDS encoding ABC transporter permease; translated protein: MKKRFLISSLKIVFRIFSEYKVRSALAILGITFGTFALILMISISNSLTEKINQEATKLGENIILVKAGEVRVFRGQERALTTANTLKLEEAYIIKNRIEHIKNLAPAYTLNYPVRYKDKIINTTIIGTTTEYPVIRNIKVKEGRFFNLEEMQRGEKVIVIGSKIAEKFFKNENPIGKTILIFRVPVKVIGVMEEKGADITGNDQDILIYTPIKTAMRRLANVDYINTIYIQADSKESINIVKNQIKLLLRKLHHINPSDKDDFTVISMEDVIKMQTQALKIFKLLGVISAGVSFLIGAIGILSIMILIVNQRKQEIGIRRAVGATRNNILTQFILESGIIALIGGVFGAFLGVLITSIVFLLFKLPFIIVVDVIIFATISSVILGFVAGIYPAIKASKITPLEALR